A single genomic interval of bacterium harbors:
- the ileS gene encoding isoleucine--tRNA ligase → MSNFEAFPERFSYSELEKDILAFWHEHDIFEKSISQREGAKPFTFYEGPPSVNGKPGIHHVLSRTLKDLVCRYKTITGHRVQRKAGWDTHGLPIEVALERELKFEQKSDIEKYGVAKFNTRAKDFVYHHIEYPEGWQKLTERMGYWINLNDPYITCTNEYIESVWWALKQFYGKGLIYKGFKIVPQCPHCETPLSSHELALGYADVQDMNVYVKFRVRNEDAHILVWTTTPWTLISNVALAVNPDVDYVKIRSSEHGVLYLAKERLSVISEEYETLEEMKGKDLLGLEYEQLFDYVSVDKKAFYVVAGDFVTTEDGSGIVHIAPAFGVDDYEMMKQYDLPFILPVQPNGRFDEQVTDFAGRLVKTLSFATHEEEGVDPEIIRMLKQRGQIYRSAKDYMHSYPHCWRCDNPLIYYARDSWYIRTTEYSDRMISLNQEINWMPPEVGAGRFGNWLEENKDWSLSRDRYWGTPLPIWVAEDGSDQFIVGSVDELLEGFRFVDGERVALSRDDIDLHKPWVDDIVFEKDGKLYRRTPELIDVWFDSGAMPFAQFHYPFENKELFENAFPADFICEGIDQTRGWFYTLHAISAALFDKPAYKNLIVNELVLDKRGQKMSKSKGNVVDPFLVLEQYGADATRWYLTVGSPPWRQTMFNEKDIEGVQKNFFRALINTYQFFVLYANIDGFEGRENEIPIEDRPEIDQWIMTELHALVGDVRELMDAYDVTPAARKIADFTVDQLSNWYVRRNRRRFWKGEMSDDKLAAYQTLYTCMLTIVQLTSPFAPFLSENLYRRLTAVAPEGQNAESVHLALLPEAGDVDRELMQKMHDAQRVVYLTRGLREQTRLKTRQPLARILIATTSDATRDHINAMRDVILEETNIKDIEFIANDSDLLKKKAKANFKAIGPRYGKLVKSIAARIAQCSIDEINALERDGELRFNIQGEEITLTTDDIEIQHEDIEGWTIGTDGNIVLALDTTLTEELMDEGIARELISRIQTLRKEQGREVTDRIQLTYMTEDTALERAINRMESYICAETLAVRIVRAEIPAESGENIEVNELACRLQIESAKPE, encoded by the coding sequence CCTCGCGTTCTGGCATGAACACGATATTTTCGAGAAAAGTATCTCACAGCGTGAGGGGGCAAAACCGTTTACATTTTATGAAGGACCGCCTTCGGTTAACGGGAAACCGGGAATTCATCATGTGCTGTCACGTACGCTGAAAGATCTCGTCTGTCGTTACAAGACGATTACAGGTCACCGCGTGCAGCGCAAGGCTGGGTGGGATACGCACGGACTCCCTATCGAAGTCGCGCTCGAGCGGGAATTGAAATTCGAGCAGAAATCCGACATCGAGAAATACGGCGTCGCAAAGTTCAATACGCGTGCGAAAGACTTCGTCTACCATCATATCGAATACCCGGAAGGCTGGCAGAAACTGACCGAGCGCATGGGATACTGGATCAATCTGAACGATCCGTACATCACCTGCACCAACGAGTATATCGAGTCCGTCTGGTGGGCGCTCAAACAGTTTTACGGCAAGGGACTGATCTACAAGGGATTCAAGATCGTTCCTCAGTGCCCGCACTGTGAAACACCGCTCTCGTCGCATGAGCTCGCGCTCGGATATGCCGATGTGCAGGACATGAATGTGTACGTGAAATTCCGCGTCCGCAATGAGGATGCACATATCCTTGTGTGGACGACGACGCCATGGACGCTGATTTCGAATGTCGCGCTAGCGGTCAATCCTGATGTCGACTATGTGAAAATCCGTTCTTCGGAACATGGCGTGCTTTATCTCGCGAAAGAACGACTCAGCGTTATCTCCGAGGAGTACGAGACGCTGGAGGAAATGAAAGGGAAGGACCTGCTCGGACTCGAATACGAACAGCTCTTCGATTACGTTTCCGTCGATAAAAAGGCATTCTATGTTGTTGCCGGCGATTTCGTGACCACGGAAGACGGCTCGGGTATCGTGCATATCGCACCTGCCTTCGGTGTCGACGATTACGAAATGATGAAGCAGTACGATCTGCCGTTTATCCTGCCCGTGCAGCCCAATGGAAGATTCGATGAGCAGGTTACGGATTTTGCCGGACGCCTGGTGAAGACGCTCTCATTTGCCACTCATGAGGAAGAAGGCGTCGATCCTGAGATCATCCGCATGCTCAAGCAGAGGGGACAGATTTACCGTTCGGCGAAAGATTACATGCATAGCTACCCGCATTGCTGGCGCTGTGACAACCCGCTGATCTATTATGCGCGCGACAGCTGGTATATACGGACGACGGAGTATTCCGATCGCATGATCTCTCTGAACCAGGAAATAAACTGGATGCCTCCTGAAGTCGGCGCCGGACGTTTCGGCAACTGGCTGGAAGAGAACAAGGACTGGTCGCTTTCCCGTGACCGGTACTGGGGTACCCCGCTGCCCATCTGGGTTGCCGAAGATGGCTCCGATCAGTTCATCGTCGGTTCAGTCGACGAGCTTTTGGAAGGCTTCCGTTTCGTCGATGGTGAGCGCGTCGCGCTCTCGCGTGACGATATCGATCTGCACAAACCCTGGGTAGACGATATCGTGTTCGAAAAAGATGGGAAGCTGTATCGCCGTACCCCGGAACTTATCGATGTCTGGTTCGATTCCGGCGCCATGCCGTTCGCGCAGTTCCACTATCCGTTTGAAAACAAAGAGCTGTTTGAAAACGCGTTTCCGGCGGATTTCATCTGTGAAGGAATTGATCAGACGCGCGGGTGGTTTTACACCCTGCATGCGATCTCCGCTGCGCTGTTTGACAAGCCGGCATACAAGAACCTGATTGTCAATGAGCTCGTGCTCGACAAGCGCGGCCAGAAGATGTCGAAGTCGAAGGGCAATGTCGTTGATCCCTTTCTCGTGCTCGAACAGTACGGCGCCGATGCCACGCGCTGGTACCTCACCGTCGGGAGTCCCCCGTGGCGCCAGACGATGTTCAATGAGAAGGATATCGAGGGCGTACAGAAGAACTTCTTCCGTGCCCTTATAAACACCTATCAGTTCTTCGTCCTCTACGCGAACATCGATGGTTTCGAGGGACGCGAGAATGAGATTCCCATCGAAGACAGGCCTGAAATTGATCAGTGGATCATGACGGAGCTGCATGCGCTGGTTGGGGACGTTCGTGAACTGATGGATGCCTATGATGTAACCCCGGCTGCCAGAAAGATTGCGGACTTTACCGTGGACCAGTTGTCCAACTGGTATGTGCGTCGCAACAGGCGCCGTTTCTGGAAAGGCGAGATGTCAGACGACAAGCTCGCTGCCTACCAGACACTTTACACCTGCATGCTCACGATTGTACAGCTCACATCACCCTTTGCGCCCTTCCTGAGTGAAAATCTGTATCGGCGTCTCACGGCAGTTGCCCCTGAGGGGCAGAATGCAGAGAGCGTACATCTCGCCTTGTTGCCAGAGGCCGGTGATGTCGACAGGGAACTGATGCAGAAAATGCATGACGCACAGCGCGTGGTGTACCTGACGAGAGGACTGCGTGAACAGACCAGGCTTAAAACCCGTCAGCCACTCGCACGTATCCTGATTGCAACGACATCGGACGCAACACGCGACCATATCAACGCCATGCGCGATGTCATTCTCGAAGAAACCAACATCAAGGACATCGAATTCATCGCGAACGATTCAGACTTGCTGAAGAAAAAAGCGAAGGCCAATTTCAAGGCCATCGGTCCCCGCTACGGGAAGCTCGTCAAATCCATCGCAGCGCGCATTGCGCAGTGCAGCATCGACGAGATCAACGCTCTCGAACGTGATGGCGAACTTCGCTTCAACATCCAGGGTGAGGAAATTACGCTCACGACCGATGATATCGAGATTCAGCATGAGGATATCGAAGGCTGGACGATTGGCACCGACGGCAATATCGTGCTTGCGCTCGATACGACGCTGACCGAGGAGCTGATGGACGAAGGTATTGCGCGTGAACTGATCAGCCGCATACAGACCCTTCGCAAAGAGCAGGGGCGTGAAGTGACCGACAGGATTCAGTTGACGTATATGACCGAAGATACTGCTCTTGAACGCGCAATTAATCGAATGGAATCGTATATTTGCGCTGAAACGCTCGCAGTTCGTATTGTCAGGGCGGAGATCCCGGCAGAAAGCGGCGAGAATATTGAGGTCAATGAATTGGCCTGCCGTCTGCAGATCGAGAGCGCGAAGCCGGAATAA